Proteins encoded together in one Theileria parva strain Muguga chromosome 3 map unlocalized ctg_530, whole genome shotgun sequence window:
- the rplB gene encoding ribosomal protein L2, whose protein sequence is MFKFLSQRFFSSVYANLKRIRPEYVDFETKFPKVKIERPLLPVPYTQEKNLRFLKNLETPQTLSNCRVVEQLSVRRVKFAGRNNTGRITTRHRGGGHVQRIRLIDFKRQRKDIFSTVLRIEYDPTRSAHVALIQYDDGVLSYILCPAGVLPGTRLLSSSNAPLLPGNSLPLRHIPVNSIVHNVEMRPGAGGQIARSGGVYCTVTEKDETFATLRLSSTELRKFPLDCWATIGQISNIKHNERILKKAGTRRNMGWRPVVRGIAMNPNSHPHGGGNDKSGTKRPKCSIWGICKDGYKTRSKHKPLGFIIRRKLCGRLMKKYGITKRP, encoded by the exons atgtttaaatttttatcgCAAAGATTTTTTTCTT ctGTGTACGCTAATTTGAAGAGGATACGGCCTGAATATGTAGATTTCGAAACTAAGTTTCCAAAAGTCAAAATTGAAAGACCGTTATTGCCAGTACCGTATACACAG GAGAAAAACTTGAGATTTTTGAAAAACCTAGAAACGCCTCAAACGCTTTCAAACTGCAGAGTTGTTGAGCAATTATCTGTAAGAAGAGTTAAATTTGCCGGTAGAAATAACACAGGAAGAATTACAACTAGACATAGAGGAGGTGGACATGTACAAAGAATAAGACtgattgattttaaaagaCAGAGAAAGGATATATTTTCAACGGTTTTGAGGATTGAATATGATCCAACAAGAAGCGCACATGTTGCACTCATCCAATACGATGATGGCGTATTGAGTTATATTTTATGCCCAGCTGGAGTTTTACCTGGAACAAGACTCCTTTCTAGTTCAAACGCGCCTCTTTTGCCAGGAAACTCGCTCCCTCTTAGGCACATTCCT gtTAATTCTATAGTCCACAATGTGGAAATGAGACCAGGAGCAGGTGGACAAATCGCTCGATCAGGAGGCGTTTACTGCACCGTTACAGA GAAAGATGAAACATTTGCAACTTTGAGGCTTTCCTCCACTGAATTGAGGAAGTTTCCACTCGATTGCTGGGCTACAATAGGCCAAATATCAAACATTAAGCATAATGAAAGAATACTTAAAAAGGCAGGAACCAGAAG aaACATGGGATGGAGACCTGTGGTAAGAGGAATCGCAATGAACCCAAATAGTCATCCACACGGAG gCGGAAATGATAAAAGCGGAACAAAGAGACCGAAATGCTCAATTTGGGGAATCTGTAAAGATGGATACAAAACCAGAAGCAAGCATAAACCACTGGGATTCATAATAAGAAGGAAGCTTTGCGGTCGATTAATGAAGAAATATGGAATAACTAAACGCccttaa
- the cyaY gene encoding Frataxin-like domain protein, with product MMLNKLRFFGTNLFKFNKLASNQLQAIYEKLEYLDEIDNLEFDGSILNIQFHNNKFILINKHEPSQKLWYSSFSGLDYFQYQDDKWISTRSGLCMFNILSNDIYKAVGVDIKFK from the exons ATGATGCTAAATAAATTACGTTTTTTTGGAACCAATTTGTTCAAATTCAATAAACTTGCTTCAAATCAATTAcaa GctatttatgaaaaattgGAATATTTGGACGAAATCGACAACTTAGAGTTCGACGGCTCCATCTTGAACATCCAGTTTCACAACAATAAGTTTATCCTAATCAACAAACATGAACCGTCTCAAAAGTTATGGTACTCCTCATTTTCAG GCCTGGACTACTTTCAATATCAAGATGATAAGTGGATATCTACTCGATCAG GATTGTGCATGTTTAACATATTATCAAATGACATATACAAAGCGGTTGGAGTAGACATTAAGTTCAAATAA
- the prpf38a gene encoding PRP38 family protein, producing MANRTDPTAHLIHGTNPQFLFSKILRDKVYNSFYWKESCFGLTAESLIDKAVQIKYVGGTFGGNRQPSPFICLVLKMLQIQPEMEIVHEYIKNEDYKYLRALGIYYMRLVGTAVEVYRTLEPILGDYRKLRFRNIDGSYVIKYMDEFVDDCLTNTTYLDVDLPPLSKRMNLEATKALPPRKSLLNIVKTKDEP from the exons atggCAAATAGGACTGATCCTACTGCTCATTTAATACACGGGACTAATcctcaatttttatttagtaaGATTCTCAGGGATAAGGTTTATAATTCCTTTTACTGGAAGGAAAGCTGTTTCGGCTTAACTGCTGAATCACTTATTGATAAAGCTGTTCAAATAAAGTATGTTGGAGGCACTTTTGGCGGAAATCGGCAACCTTCACCTTTTATTTGTCTTGTACTTAAAATGCTTCAAATACAGCCTGAAATGGAGATCGTTCACGAgtacattaaaaatgaagatTACAAATACTTAAGAGCTCTAGGCATTTATTACAT GAGACTTGTTGGCACTGCCGTTGAAGTGTACAGGACTCTTGAGCCCATTCTTGGTGATTATCGCAAACTCAGATTCAGAAACATTGATGGAA gttatgtaattaaatatatggATGAATTTGTCGACGATTGCTTGACCAACACAACATACCTGGATGTCGACCTTCCGCCTCTTTCCAAAAGGATGAACCTTGAGGCTACTAAAGCCCTTCCTCCTAGAAAATCGCTACtaaatatagtaaaaaCCAAAGATGAACCCTAA
- the WRAP53 gene encoding WD domain G-beta repeat protein — protein sequence MQLNLLHNLQLDNKYSENGTRNSTFAKFGNFTSDGSCFSITSSDNSISFYNVDEDVKNTHSQLYNGTTDLIPSQINPFLTLKVKDDIRDFCWFPNFNKNDPDSCCFLIASRNKPIILYDSLTGAEHFTYKPINAVAEIAESYCIDFHPLGKYFLCGSLSCIYVFDIQSPGEHIELRRLSTRKTTGQKGIISTISHNNFGSENTYACGSYNGSVSIYDHNISRTVSLTGDFLDPEFPLGPITHIKWIDNTKIIIGCRNDYYLRLYDTRGDLSSPLQRFYRPVNNNQKVSFDYKDNLLVSGTCKGDLLVYDLQGTVVYSENFSDLPIPVCTFNPKFPLVLICSGTRNFEDHSLDSPKGPSEPSISIKSIPFNRVYSCKI from the exons atgcaattaaatttattgcataatttacaattagataataaatattcCGAAAATGGAACTAGAAATTCAACCTTTGCAAAATTTGGCAACTTTACTTCTGACGGATCCTGCTTTTCTATTACATCAAGTGACAATTCAATTTCATTCTATAATGTCGACGAAGATGTAAAAa aTACACATTCTCAGCTTTATAATGGCACTACCGACTTGATTCCTTCCCAAATTAACCCATTTTTAACTCTGAAGGTGAAGGATGATATTAGGGACTTTTGCTGGTTTcctaattttaacaaaaatgaCCCAGATTCCTGCTGTTTTTTAATCGCATCCCGAAACAAACct attATTCTCTACGATTCCTTAACTGGAGCTGAGCACTTTACTTACAAACCTATAAATGCAGTTGCTGAGATCGCAGAAAGTTATTGCATCGACTTCCATCCTCTTGGAAAATACTTTCTTTGCGGCTCTTTATCTTGTATATACGTTTTTGACATTCAATCTCCTGGAGAACACATCGag CTGAGAAGACTTTCTACCAGGAAGACTACAGGTCAAAAAGGAATAATTTCTACCATTTCTCACAACAATTTCGGGTCTGAAAACACTTATGCTTGTGGCAGTTATAATGGTTCTGTTTCAATATATGACCATAATATATCAAGGACTGTCAGTCTAACAGGCGATTTTCTGGATCCTGAGTTTCCTCTCGGTCCAATTACTCAC ATTAAATGGATtgataacactaaaatCATCATTGGATGCAGAAATGATTACTATTTAAGGTTATATGATACTAGGGGTGACCTCAGTTCTCCCTTACAAAGGTTTTATAGACCAGTTAACAATAATCAAAAAGTCAGCTTTGATTACAAAGATAACTTACTAGTTTCAG gaACTTGTAAAGGTGATTTATTAGTCTACGACTTACAAGGCACTGTTGTTTACTCCGAGAATTTTTCTGATTTACCTATTCCAGTTTGTACTTTCAATCCTAAATTTCCTCTTGTTCTTATCTGTAGTGGAACCAG gaACTTTGAGGATCACAGTTTAGATTCTCCAAAGGGACCTTCTGAACCTTCTATCTCCATTAAATCTATTCCATTTAATAGAGTTTAttcttgtaaaatataa
- a CDS encoding Sexual stage antigen s48/45 domain protein → MKFIIKLLLIAVFSKLANGLEELTCDFTSGEGSLSNKYLSMCVRRFGLGTKIDIICPKNPKGRVDPRMVKEDIEEYEEDEYFIDFRRIIGKIKQNDLENKVRPDNDDEEYTLLPEDIEEVDVIVTDELINATKVERYEIWEIFGTKNENVVSRTSDAEKEVLTLKPPSDGVASVKTYKIMMYTCIKRKHFKKIDHNFLKLMRKLLYTPSSEDYRRLHIPLLGEVDEDVRIGVAFIIPGSFPKIVSGCGNVPNNFFKTFQDHNKVDGYTECKVDMMINPLVGFYCEGIVQPPECLFVLKSDFPNQLMTVSNHMIYDWGVIEGKLYFISYKSEQAYAPFRGYCECLDQEGKVSAKIIVERKTEHVLDIPQMLMKNRVKPIRGDWFAVTMHPGDKVKIILPPNVDNITSMNYRINKRNSKAIFGARLPSKNKDESESESETESVSESVSVSEDTDKDEDQDEEDGKDTEVGGEEVKSSSEEEEQSSESTDSEDSEPDYPFCRVLFRDSDIIKTFRSPGYKKREIRRYPFYTMLSPIDVKRQANSFIYTGEYVNQVPIWELFGGQALGIDDSELHKGILNIERGWKPMALKRGVDDIYYYWILKYEWSKIPEIVVKINILFAQVHDICAGCETVNSGIFYNVKDAEFCAHHFNLCQKQGVKHNTFDILSHLQFGIACAHDEVLYPPGLGGFMIDPRLNLIVDVDQEIKTLEFPSLQNFKIFRKKSWQIMNVTTFYASCLDSLGREKSRLTLYYASYETHANYRCFNFGEYILFIPKVKMFLPPFDHTRYTQRGNNTNSLPEIEFITIPKHVPAYHLELRQGIKLKISVVQPKPLYLCNEVDFGHLRTPVIASPDLTFTGVRKGRADIPQQLYTDASYSNRRFFPVNLTKYTYRLTLGEFDYLVPVQYSDLIATNIGGFRLKVIHYTKASVAPFFESIIMYLPIGSIVIIKSDILDSIDLLYASGSISEPEKSNSESSKDSERAGPSTEGASSSTGDDGNLRSKRAKKPPKADVRKMEVWGIHSVKIRATNPWVHGCGVNEPSEDFFKDTEKIIENGEEIGCTVDLRDKQIAGFYCPEPYKVDPPSCFKYMYVEGYSMPVALRDELLDGIWRETNGFKYIKLRRNIKTQVLLTFLRRKAYTCYCRTISGIIMSRIDVII, encoded by the coding sequence atgaagttcataataaaattactactTATTGCAgtttttagtaaattagctAATGGGCTGGAAGAGCTCACGTGTGATTTTACGTCCGGAGAAGGATCTCTGtcaaacaaatatttatcaatgtGTGTAAGAAGATTTGGGTTAGGAACAAAAATTGATATAATATGCCCGAAGAATCCAAAAGGAAGAGTTGATCCGAGAATGGTGAAGGAAGATATTGAAGAATACGAAGAAGATGAATATTTCATCGATTTTAGAAGAATTATtggaaaaataaaacaaaacGATTTAGAGAATAAAGTTAGGCCGGATAATGACGATGAAGAGTATACATTATTACCTGAGGATATTGAAGAGGTGGACGTGATAGTAACCGATGAATTGATAAATGCAACGAAAGTTGAAAGATATGAAATTTGGGAGATTTTTGGAACCAAGAATGAAAATGTCGTTAGCAGAACATCAGATGCGGAGAAGGAAGTTTTAACACTGAAACCACCAAGCGACGGGGTTGCATCAGTCAAAACTTACAAAATAATGATGTATACGTGCATAAAGAGAAAGCATTTCAAGAAAATTGATCATAATTTTCTTAAATTAATGAGGAAATTGTTATATACGCCTTCTAGTGAAGATTATCGTAGATTACACATACCCCTGCTGGGAGAAGTCGATGAAGACGTGAGAATTGGAGTAGCCTTTATTATACCTGGCTCGTTTCCAAAAATTGTAAGCGGATGCGGTAACGTGCCaaacaattttttcaaaaccTTCCAAGACCATAACAAGGTAGATGGGTACACGGAATGTAAAGTTGATATGATGATTAACCCTCTTGTTGGTTTCTATTGTGAAGGGATTGTTCAGCCACCAGAGTGCTTATTTGTCTTAAAATCAGATTTTCCGAACCAGCTGATGACAGTATCAAATCATATGATTTACGATTGGGGAGTAATAGAAGGTAAACTCTATTTTATAAGTTATAAAAGTGAGCAAGCTTATGCCCCTTTTAGAGGATATTGTGAGTGCTTAGACCAAGAAGGGAAAGTATCAGCTAAAATCATCGTTGAAAGAAAAACAGAACACGTTTTGGATATTCCTCAAATGCTGATGAAAAATAGAGTAAAGCCAATAAGAGGTGATTGGTTTGCAGTAACAATGCATCCAGGAGATAAAGTGAAGATTATATTGCCTCCCAATGTGGATAACATCACAAGTATGAACTatagaataaataaacGAAACTCGAAAGCTATTTTTGGAGCCAGATTACcttctaaaaataaagatgAGAGTGAGAGTGAGAGTGAGACTGAGAGTGTGAGTGAGAGTGTGAGTGTGAGTGAGGATACCGACAAGGATGAAGATcaagatgaagaagatggTAAAGATACTGAAGTAGGTGGAGAGGAAGTGAAAAGTAGTTCAGAGGAGGAAGAACAATCAAGTGAATCAACTGATAGTGAAGACTCGGAACCAGACTATCCGTTTTGTAGAGTACTATTTAGAGACAGTGATATCATTAAGACATTTAGATCTCCCGGTTATAAAAAAAGAGAAATACGTAGGTACCCCTTTTACACAATGTTGTCTCCAATTGACGTTAAAAGGCAAGCTAACTCGTTCATTTATACTGGAGAGTATGTGAATCAGGTGCCAATATGGGAGTTATTTGGAGGCCAAGCGTTAGGAATCGACGATAGTGAATTGCATAAGGGAATATTGAACATAGAAAGGGGGTGGAAACCAATGGCGTTGAAAAGAGGTGTAGATGACATCTATTACTATTGGATACTTAAGTACGAATGGTCAAAAATACCTGAAATTGTggttaaaatcaatattttGTTTGCACAGGTCCATGATATCTGCGCAGGTTGTGAAACTGTAAATTCTGGAATCTTTTATAACGTCAAGGATGCAGAGTTCTGTGCGCATCACTTTAATTTGTGCCAGAAACAAGGAGTCAAACATAACACATTTGATATCTTAAGCCATTTACAATTCGGAATAGCGTGCGCACATGATGAAGTGTTGTATCCACCAGGTTTGGGTGGTTTTATGATAGATCCCAGGCTGAACTTGATTGTGGATGTAGATCAAGAGATTAAGACGTTGGAATTTCCAAGTCTTCAAAATTTCAAGATTTTTAGGAAAAAAAGCTGGCAGATAATGAATGTTACAACATTCTATGCAAGTTGCTTAGATTCTTTAGGAAGAGAAAAAAGTAGACTGACTCTTTACTATGCAAGTTATGAGACTCATGCAAACTATAGGTGCTTTAATTTTGGAGAATATATTCTCTTCATACCAAAAGTTAAAATGTTTCTGCCGCCATTTGATCACACAAGGTACACACAGAGGGGAAATAACACGAATTCTTTGCCCGAAATTGAATTCATAACGATACCAAAGCATGTACCAGCTTATCACTTAGAACTGAGACAGGGAATTAAGCTCAAGATATCAGTTGTTCAGCCAAAACCGTTGTACCTTTGTAATGAAGTGGATTTTGGACATCTAAGGACCCCAGTTATAGCCAGTCCAGACTTAACTTTCACAGGAGTGAGAAAAGGCAGGGCCGATATTCCCCAACAATTGTATACAGACGCTTCATACTCAAATAGAAGGTTTTTCCCCGTAAATTTGACCAAGTACACCTACCGACTTACCTTGGGCGAGTTTGACTACTTGGTTCCAGTGCAGTATTCCGACTTAATTGCAACTAATATTGGTGGGTTTAGACTAAAGGTTATCCATTACACTAAAGCAAGTGTAGCTCCGTTCTTTGAAAGCATTATTATGTACCTTCCAATTGGTAGTATTGTTATTATCAAGAGCGATATTTTGGATTCTATAGACTTATTATATGCTTCCGGATCCATTTCAGAACCTGAAAAGTCAAACTCAGAAAGTTCTAAAGATTCGGAAAGGGCAGGTCCGAGTACGGAAGGTGCTTCGTCCAGTACGGGTGACGATGGAAACCTTAGAAGCAAAAGGGCGAAAAAACCTCCTAAAGCAGACGTTAGGAAGATGGAAGTTTGGGGAATCCACTCCGTTAAAATAAGAGCAACTAACCCATGGGTGCATGGATGTGGAGTGAATGAGCCTTCTGAAGACTTTTTTAAGGATACTGAAAAGATAATCGAGAATGGAGAGGAAATTGGATGCACTGTTGACTTGAGGGATAAACAAATTGCCGGATTCTACTGCCCAGAACCATATAAAGTTGACCCTCCCTCgtgttttaaatatatgtaCGTAGAAGGATACTCTATGCCTGTAGCTCTGAGGGACGAACTTCTGGATGGTATATGGAGGGAAACCAATGGGTTCAAGTACATTAAATTAAGGAGAAATATAAAGACTCAAGTTCTATTGACGTTTTTAAGGCGTAAAGCATACACCTGTTATTGTAGAACGATAAGCGGGATTATAATGTCAAGAATTGACGTTATAATCTGA
- a CDS encoding mitochondrial ATP synthase F1 subunit epsilon, giving the protein MWRSINTSFSKYSIELAQLLCRCLKDPFRDKALARYKLNLKQTNYVNGVPQSPEFPKEFK; this is encoded by the exons atgtGGAGGTCTATAAACACTTCATTTTCAAAGTATTCTATCGAACTGGCACAATTACTTTGCAG ATGCCTCAAGGATCCCTTCAGAGATAAAGCTTTAGCACGATATAAACTCAATTTGAAGCAGACAAATTATGTTAACGGAGTTCCACAGTCTCCAG aattcCCCAAAGAATTTAAGTAA
- a CDS encoding MIF4G domain protein gives MDKIESQTCSDLNFNIPPTVDPDDNSPKIVTYKKETDQPNKNNTNDTSSKPDKWKPLLKNGELESFEITCRKIQGNLNKLTIEKFETLAEKIAIQCESLSNYEELQKIVDIIIDKAVLEPDWSEMYSDLCQILYWRSREYDIGTKKVSFSSALLNKIQREYESTPKNFDFTTFTEDQEVSVKKLKTRTLGTVKMIGELFQRKMLGFKIVNKVVFDLVMNQEPHEHLIECFIQLIYGTGYYIDKNPNLRPVLDLWFGRLKELAQRKEYSKRIKCLIQDVLNLPKAQWHKKVHRENAKSLTDLREKVNSEDILGGSALAAQFGDIVIVGQRYNLHASCTYGDYMKQQEELFKVKKANETSR, from the exons ATGGACAAAATAGAATCTCAGACCTGTAGTGATTTGAACTTCAATATACCTCCTACAGTTGATCCAGATGATAACTCCCCTAAAATCGTCACATATAAGAA GGAAACTGATCAACCTAACAAGAACAATACAAACGATACATCATCCAAGCCGG ATAAGTGGAAACCTCTGCTAAAGAATGGGGAGCTCGAATCTTTCGAAATTACCTGTCGCAAAATTCAGGGTAACCTAAACAAGCTGACTATCGAAAAGTTCGAAACCTTGGCAGAAAAAATCGCAATTCAATGTGAATCTTTAAGCAATTACGAAgaattacaaaaaatagTTGATATTATAATTGATAAGGCCGTTTTGGAACCTGACTGGTCCGAAATGTATTCAGATTTATGCCAA aTTCTGTACTGGAGATCACGAGAATACGATATAGGAACAAAAAAGGTGTCATTTTCCAGCGCACTTCTGAACAAAATCCAACGTGAATATGAAAGTACACCAAAAAACTTCGATTTCACAACCTTCACTGAAGATCAGGAGGTTTCAGTTAAGAAGCTAAAAACGAGGACTTTGGGTACAGTGAAGATGATCGGCGAGTTGTTTCAGAGGAAAATGCTCggatttaaaattgtaaacAAGGTTGTTTTCGACCTGGTAATGAACCAAGAACCACATGAACACCTCATAGAATGTTTCATACAGTTGATCTATGGAACAG GTTACTATATCGATAAGAACCCAAACCTACGACCAGTTTTGGATTTGTGGTTTGGACGCCTCAAAGAACTGGCCCAGAGAAAGGAATATTCAAAGAGGATCAAATGTCTGATCCAAGACGTACTAAATTTGCCAAAAGCCCAATGGCATAAGAAAGTCCATAGAGAAAACGCAAAATCATTAACGGACTTGCGAGAAAAGGTCAATTCCGAGGATATCCTTGGGGGATCGGCTCTCGCGGCTCAGTTTGGTGATATCGTCATTGTTGGCCAGaggtataatttacatGCTAGCTGTACCTACGGAGATTACATGAAACAACAAGAAGAGTTATTCAAGGTCAAAAAAGCAAACGAAACTTCCCGATAA
- a CDS encoding Cyclin-dependent kinase regulatory subunit family protein: protein MIQKNMTLKKKKVDGSFMYQQPYFNYASKRVTHDPYKSTMCKDLSDHLNLQKKIDKIDNSIKSMNNSLISSKNSFLGGKNLINSKLSSKCLLKGLGNTFERNYHDFKKAPVKNPFSLYGLKLDTHKVNPRRKTNSAPPLIDFDDPSQEYNLHSSENNKVNREISQFKSDSMQTDNNYGKSGLESESAYKKTSLESSRSSRTDYIDTARQSKSDLVDTSRTYKSDSIHIDTIAPYKYGYESKGKIGIEFNPVNEVIDRLYSRTNNVFFVKSRKHLSSMRESTLNPNYDSTTSKSRALETILKNNPGQICEDLFERLEAIVSSDSGDHIEADIIGYNNTHRDKRVDRGGSISRRSTTDQFSNFDVYIENFQSNSISFRNYQDGNNIKGSYPINQLHHSTGSGVNDYEEIRLDMTPNKYLGVSDDAILKVSTDSAYRAMVKIKNDRKALKPYDMNDDFMITDSEEYAVLNTAFGHIIYSPKFQDDKYMYRFMVLTNEAQRQVEKLSKTSPKNGFNIGLSAGGKRLLTYHEIVHTLGIKMSPGWHHFLYFKNTQKELILRKPL from the coding sequence ATGATACAAAAAAATATGACCTTGAAGAAGAAAAAAGTAGATGGGAGCTTTATGTACCAGCAACCCTATTTTAACTACGCTTCCAAGCGAGTTACACATGACCCATACAAGTCCACAATGTGTAAAGATCTCTCAGATCACCTGAATCTCCAAAAgaaaatagataaaattgACAATTCCATAAAGTCCATGAATAACTCACTGATTAGTAGCAAAAATTCCTTCTTAGGtggaaaaaatttaattaatagtaaGTTATCCTCAAAGTGTTTATTAAAAGGGTTGGGGAACACATTTGAAAGGAATTAtcatgattttaaaaaggCGCCAGTGAAGAATCCATTTTCATTATATGGACTTAAACTGGATACGCACAAGGTAAATCCGAGAAGGAAGACAAACTCAGCACCACCATTAATAGATTTTGATGACCCAAGCCaagaatataatttacactcTTCAGAAAACAATAAAGTAAATCGTGAAATATCCCAATTCAAGTCAGATTCTATGCAAACAGATAACAATTATGGTAAAAGTGGACTAGAAAGTGAATCGGCATACAAGAAAACCTCTTTGGAATCATCCAGAAGCTCTAGAACAGACTACATTGACACGGCACGGCAATCGAAATCGGATTTAGTGGACACTTCTAGGACCTATAAATCTGACTCAATACATATAGATACCATAGCACCTTACAAATACGGCTACGAGTCTAAAGGGAAGATTGGAATTGAGTTTAACCCAGTTAATGAAGTTATAGACAGACTTTATTCACGAACCAATAACGTgttttttgttaaatccCGCAAACACTTATCATCTATGCGAGAAAGTACTTTGAACCCAAATTATGATTCAACCACATCAAAATCAAGAGCACTCGAGACTATTTTAAAGAACAATCCTGGCCAAATTTGTGAAGACCTCTTTGAAAGACTGGAAGCTATAGTGTCATCGGACTCTGGAGACCACATTGAAGCCGACATCATTGGGTATAATAATACACACAGGGATAAAAGAGTGGACAGAGGTGGTTCAATATCCAGAAGAAGCACAACAGAccaattttcaaatttcGATGTTTACATTGAGAACTTTCAGTCGAATTCAATATCTTTTAGAAATTATCAAGACGGAAATAACATTAAGGGTTCATATCCAATTAATCAACTTCACCATAGCACTGGTTCTGGTGTCAATGACTATGAGGAGATCAGACTGGATATGACTCCTAACAAGTATCTTGGTGTTTCTGATGACGCCATTCTGAAGGTCTCAACAGACTCAGCATATCGCGCAATGGTGAAAATTAAGAATGATCGGAAAGCATTGAAGCCATATGACATGAACGATGATTTTATGATAACAGACTCTGAGGAGTATGCAGTTTTAAACACAGCTTTCGGCCACATTATATACTCACCCAAGTTTCAAGATGATAAATACATGTACCGGTTTATGGTTTTAACAAATGAAGCACAGAGACaagttgaaaaattatCTAAAACATCTCCGAAAAATGGGTTTAATATAGGATTATCGGCAGGCGGGAAGCGGCTTCTCACTTACCATGAGATTGTCCATACCCTGGGAATAAAAATGTCTCCCGGCTGGCACCACTTCTTGTACTTCAAAAACACACAAAAGGAACTCATCCTACGGAAACCactataa